The genomic region CCCGATCCGGAAACCTATCTCGGCGCAGCAAGGCTACTCTGCCTCAAGCCGGAAGAGGTGATGATGGTCGCGGCCCACAATGGCGATCTCGCGGCCGCGCAGAAGAACGGATTGAAGACCGCCTTCGTGGCGCGGCCGACGGAGTATGGCCCGCTTCAGACGGTCGATTTCGAAGCGACCGGCAAGTGGGACATCGTCGCGAAGGATTTTGGCGGCATCGCCGACAAGCTCGGCTGCTAGGCCGCGCTTCGCGAGGGCTCGGAAGCGATGAGCAAGCTGATCCCCGAGCCGTATCAGCATCTGCGAACCTTCGCGTTCGGCGACAGTCCTGCGCTGGCGGACGAATTGGTCGAGCTCGTCGTCAAGGGCATCAAGACCGCGACATGCAGCACCGAGGACGAGCCGAACACGTCTACGCGCGGTGAGCGCTGGGTCGTGCTCGACGGGCGAGGAAAGCCACGCTGCGTCATCGAATCCATCGAGGTGACATATCGGCGCTTCAACGAGGTCGACGATGCGTTTGCTTATGACGAGGGAGAAGGCGACCGGAGCCTGG from Bradyrhizobium sp. CB1015 harbors:
- a CDS encoding ASCH domain-containing protein encodes the protein MSKLIPEPYQHLRTFAFGDSPALADELVELVVKGIKTATCSTEDEPNTSTRGERWVVLDGRGKPRCVIESIEVTYRRFNEVDDAFAYDEGEGDRSLAYWRRAHQSYFRRLGRYSEDMMLMCERFRLVEVFGDAETNR